A window of Drosophila subobscura isolate 14011-0131.10 chromosome E, UCBerk_Dsub_1.0, whole genome shotgun sequence contains these coding sequences:
- the LOC117890153 gene encoding damage-control phosphatase ARMT1, which produces MSLPLDADFDKKNGVIDAETPPHTELAALYKQSFAYYTFRVRLPSTLATIAASLVKDKDELLATYGADAGADIEQNAAAVTQLREDILNNGPLLPFEGKDADAQMWNAFLEKLPKEKRSYFTACWLYSECYMYRKIAAIFQATPRLSAFDYFREQKQTAARLSVDAMLAVAKATRHNERNSDTFRQLIKLNLWGNRCDLSITSGKQVKPTGNAFDQITDLESKLLIDGTAAIWQAIDGASGDGIVDIIFDNAGYELYTDLILAEYIIDKGLAAKVRFNAKAIPWFISDVMAHDYHWTLQFLADHPDAVLSELGKKWQRFTAEGKFELSPLEHFWTSPYEFYRMREEKPDLYARLQEAQLVIFKGDLNYRKLLGDFSWPSTESFDTCLRGFRPSNLCTLRTVKADLICGLGQGVAEQLFAKDKEWMLTGEYGVIQFASK; this is translated from the exons ATGAGTTTGCCCTTAGATGCCGATTTTGATAAAAAGAATGGAGTTATTGACGCAGAGACGCCCCCGCACACAGAGCTGGCGGCCCTATATAAGCA GAGCTTCGCCTACTACACGTTCCGCGTGCGACTGCCATCGACTTTGGCCACAATTGCCGCATCGCTGGTCAAGGACAAAGACGAGCTTTTGGCCACATATGGTGCA GACGCAGGCGCGGATATTGAGCAAAATGCAGCGGCTGTCACGCAGCTGCGCGAGGACATTCTCAACAACGGACCCCTGTTGCCCTTTGAGGGTAAGG ATGCCGATGCCCAGATGTGGAACGCATTCCTAGAGAAGCTACCCAAGGAGAAGCGCAGCTACTTcactgcctgctggctgtATTCCGAATGCTACATGTACCGCAAGATCGCTGCCATTTTCCAGGCCACACCGCGTCTGTCCGCCTTTGACTACTTCAGGGAGCAGAAGCAAACTGCGGCTAGGCTCAGTGTCGATGCCATGCTGGCCGTGGCAAAGGCCACACGCCACAACGAGAGAAACTCGGATACCTTCCGGCAGCTTATCAAACTAAATTTGTGGGGCAACCGCTGCGATCTGTCCATTACGTCGGGCAAGCAGGTGAAACCCACTGGCAATGCCTTCGATCAGATCACAGATTTGGAATCAAAGCTGCTAATAGACGGCACTGCCGCCATTTGGCAGGCAATCGACGGAGCCTCCGGTGATGGGATTGTCGACATAATCTTCGATAATGCCGGCTACGAATTGTACACGGACCTCATTCTGGCCGAATACATTATTGACAAGGGACTGGCGGCGAAGGTGCGATTCAATGCCAAGGCCATTCCCTGGTTCATATCGGACGTGATGGCTCACGACTACCATTGGACACTCCAGTTCCTGGCCGACCATCCAGATGCTGTGCTCAGTGAGCTCGGCAAGAAGTGGCAGCGTTTCACAGCCGAAGGCAAGTTCGAGCTCTCCCCCCTCGAGCACTTCTGGACAAGCCCCTACGAGTTCTATCGCATGCGCGAGGAGAAGCCAGACCTCTATGCGAGGCTACAGGAGGCGCAGCTGGTAATATTCAAAGGCGACCTTAACTATCGCAAGCTTCTGGGCGATTTCTCTTGGCCCAGCACGGAATCCTTTGACACCTGCCTGAGGG GCTTTCGTCCCTCGAATCTGTGCACTCTGCGCACTGTCAAAGCTGACCTGATTTGCGGCCTGGGGCAGGGAGTCGCCGAGCAACTCTTTGCCAAGGACAAGGAGTGGATGCTCACCGGGGAGTACGGCGTCATACAGTTTGCGAGCAAGTAA
- the LOC117890307 gene encoding damage-control phosphatase ARMT1, with translation MESPNSPSLEQSAGPTEDEPKTKSQAEQTDGSNIVSRVFKTEFDAKYKIYDMRTPLNAFMSGQYKRSGAYNTLRNRLPVILTNVIDTLTKDKSELVEQFGEEAREELKIIIGLISRLKYELQTDKPFQAFAGEEPDRALWNKFLSLLPDEERTFFRSCCLYSECYMHRKLYSFVENSIFLRPYDFHVKIKEHSLTSCIDDVLSLTKYTRRTDKSLEIFGELLRINLWSNCNDAPRDLETPAPPPSPFNKNVLEDVIAADEYILANQEAQIWQCLDNRKQNKPSQVDFILDNAGYELFTDFILAEYMIEKGLATKVCFHVKAHPWFVTDVTARDFKWTLEYLSQHPDYIISLIGKKFLQFLEEGKFELAHISHFWTCPYPFYRMREADPDLYSSLQQSKLIVFKGDLNYRKLLQDVCWDSTQDMNTCLRGFLPSNMCAIRRVKAEVICGLPEGVSETQSRKDPHWMISGIFGVIQFVDGSREFGY, from the exons ATGGAGTCCCCAAACAGTCCTTCGCTGGAACAGTCTGCTGGTCCGACTGAGGATGAGCCGAAGACAAAGTCCCAGGCGGAACAAACAGATGGTAGTAATATCGTGTCCAGGGTCTTCAAGACAGAATTCGATGCCAAATATAAGATATACGACATGCGAACGCCGCTTAATGCCTTCATGTCGGGGCAGTATAAGCGGAGCGGGGCATACAATACTCTGAGGAATCGCCTTCCCGTCATTTTGACGAATGTGATAGACACGCTGACCAAGGATAAGAGCGAGCTGGTTGAACAATTCGGTGAG GAAGCCCGCGAGGAACTCAAAATCATCATTGGCCTCATATCCAGGCTGAAGTACGAGCTGCAGACGGACAAGCCGTTTCAGGCATTCGCAGGCGAAG AGCCCGATCGTGCACTTTGGAATAAGTTTCTCAGTCTGCTGCCCGATGAGGAGCGCACCTTCTTCAGATCCTGTTGTCTGTATTCCGAGTGCTATATGCACAGGAAACTCTACTCCTTTGTGGAGAACAGCATCTTCCTAAGGCCGTACGACTTCCACGTCAAGATCAAGGAGCATTCGTTGACGAGCTGCATAGATGATGTACTCTCGCTCACCAAGTATACGCGTCGCACAGACAAAAGCCTGGAAATCTTTGGGGAGCTGCTGAGGATTAACTTGTGGAGCAACTGCAACGACGCGCCCAGAGATCTGGAAACACCGGCACCACCACCCTCGccattcaataaaaatgtgcTTGAAGATGTCATCGCAGCAGATGAATACATACTCGCCAACCAAGAGGCGCAGATTTGGCAGTGCCTGGACAACCGGAAGCAGAATAAGCCAAGCCAAGTGGATTTTATTCTGGATAATGCCGGCTATGAGCTGTTTACCGACTTCATCTTGGCAGAGTACATGATTGAGAAGGGACTGGCCACAAAGGTTTGCTTCCATGTGAAGGCACATCCCTGGTTCGTGACTGACGTGACGGCGCGAGATTTCAAATGGACGCTGGAATACTTGAGTCAGCATCCAGATTATATCATTAGCTTAAttggcaaaaagtttttgcagtTCCTGGAGGAGGGAAAGTTTGAATTAGCTCATATCTCACATTTCTGGACATGTCCATACCCATTTTACAG AATGCGCGAGGCAGATCCTGACTTATACAGCTCTCTGCAGCAGTCCAAGCTAATCGTTTTCAAGGGCGACCTTAATTATCGCAAGCTCCTGCAAGATGTTTGCTGGGACTCCACCCAGGACATGAACACATGCCTGCGCGGTTTCCTGCCGAGCAATATGTGTGCTATTCGTAGGGTCAAGGCGGAGGTCATATGCGGACTGCCCGAGGGTGTTAGTGAGACTCAGAGCCGAAAGGATCCCCACTGGATGATCTCTGGCATTTTTGGCGTCATCCAGTTCGTGGATGGATCACGCGAATTTGGCTATTAG
- the LOC117890152 gene encoding damage-control phosphatase ARMT1, giving the protein MMGDKMDQSTEMTSQTDIDPAVVRSANIKQTEDLAFNERHLIYDIAPKTREELSGHFQRSFAYFTIKHRSRMMVAEMVSFLLDNEPKIMEISGAYAHFDLKRISWSLQLLRDEMQENHEFKVFHGKAPDSEDWNQFISSLNEDRNRWFSSVWLHAECYMYRRIWAIFRRSDTLSSYDYFSQKKIDATTSVVQLMANVITGMRGVQRSQQNFQRMLKLALWSNRCDLSINKEAPNEEFLTLMADYESDLLVDESADIWRVLTEAWDPVYVDIVCDNAGFELFTDLLLAEYLIDAGLACKVRFHVKAIPWFISDVTKQDFLWMLNFLRRHEIAEIASFGRRLRRFMRNRSIILCDTCYFWTSPHDCSQMKKRLPCLYVSLSEAALVIFKGDLNYRKLLGDINWEYTAPLIDCLRGFLPTSVCALRAIKSDIYCGLPICTVEWLTEEDPHWMRTGKKGVIQVAIMHRLSGDALVEDLQCKHHSKQ; this is encoded by the coding sequence ATGATGGGCGACAAAATGGATCAGTCCACTGAGATGACCAGCCAGACGGACATTGACCCTGCCGTCGTCCGCTCGGCCAATATCAAACAGACGGAGGATCTCGCATTCAACGAGCGGCACCTAATATATGACATAGCACCCAAGACGCGCGAGGAGTTGTCTGGCCATTTCCAGCGTAGTTTTGCCTATTTTACGATTAAGCACCGCTCGCGAATGATGGTGGCGGAGATGGTTAGTTTCCTACTCGATAACGAGCCGAAGATAATGGAGATCTCTGGAGCCTATGCACACTTTGATCTAAAAAGGATTTCGTGgagcctgcagctgctgcgcgaTGAGATGCAGGAAAACCACGAGTTTAAGGTGTTCCACGGCAAGGCCCCAGATTCAGAGGACTGGAATCAGTTTATAAGCAGTCTTAATGAGGATAGGAATCGTTGGTTTTCCTCCGTCTGGCTGCACGCTGAATGTTATATGTATCGCCGCATTTGGGCCATTTTCCGGCGTTCAGACACTCTCTCCAGCTACGACTACTTTTCCCAGAAAAAGATTGATGCCACTACAAGTGTCGTTCAACTAATGGCAAACGTTATCACGGGCATGCGGGGAGTGCAGCGCTCTCAGCAGAACTTCCAGCGCATGTTGAAACTGGCGCTGTGGAGCAACCGCTGCGACCTTTCCATAAACAAAGAGGCTCCAAATGAAGAGTTTCTGACGCTGATGGCTGACTACGAGTCTGATCTGCTGGTGGATGAGTCTGCGGATATCTGGCGTGTACTTACCGAAGCCTGGGATCCCGTCTATGTGGACATTGTGTGCGATAACGCTGGCTTCGAACTCTTCACcgacctgctgctggccgagtaCCTCATCGACGCGGGTCTGGCTTGCAAAGTGCGTTTCCATGTCAAGGCCATTCCTTGGTTCATCTCCGACGTCACCAAGCAGGACTTTCTCTGGATGCTGAACTTCCTTCGCCGACACGAGATTGCCGAAATAGCCTCATTCGGACGTCGACTGCGCCGCTTCATGCGGAATCGTTCGATCATCTTGTGCGACACCTGCTACTTCTGGACCAGCCCCCATGACTGCAGCCAGATGAAGAAGCGCCTGCCCTGCCTGTATGTCTCTCTCAGCGAGGCAGCGCTTGTCATCTTCAAGGGGGACCTCAACTATCGCAAACTGCTGGGCGACATCAACTGGGAATATACAGCGCCTCTGATCGACTGTCTGCGCGGCTTCCTTCCGACCAGTGTTTGTGCATTGCGGGCCATCAAGTCGGACATCTACTGCGGCCTCCCCATCTGCACGGTGGAGTGGCTAACCGAGGAGGATCCCCACTGGATGAGGACAGGCAAGAAGGGCGTCATCCAAGTGGCCATAATGCACAGACTCTCGGGGGATGCACTGGTTGAAGACTTACAGTGCAAACACCACAGCAAACAATGA
- the LOC117890154 gene encoding ERI1 exoribonuclease 2 isoform X1: MSVETSKLLIKKLPCDMDELAQLIRECKLIIPRSLSSYGGRRAVIEYADAAEAQKALGELNGLSDILDKPLCVSPFGPRAANDGSRGNKSTQTKAPPSESAATAKQEISKQLGLIETIYVEGARPDPANDPEESLNEADITAPANAVPIKTKKSRKSKQLAMQPYTYAISVDFEATCWEKQAPPQWRESEIIEFPAVLVNLKTGKVEAEFHTYVMPLESPRLSNYCTELTGIQQKTVEAGVPLQTALNKFCEWLRNELRVRNLVLPKVNKSNILGNCAFVTWTDWDFGICLAKECTRKRIRKPACFNQWIDARAIYREWYKYRPCNFADALSHVDLTFEGRAHSGIDDAKNLGALICKMVRDGALFSITKDLTPYQQLNPNSGL; encoded by the exons ATGAGTGTGGAGACGAGCAAATTGTTGATAAAGAAACTGCCCTGCGACATGGACGAGCTGGCGCAGCTGATACGGGAGTGTAAGCTGATAATTCCTCGCTCCCTGAGCTCCTACGGAGGTCGGCGGGCCGTGATCGAATACGCCGATGCCGCTGAAGCCCAAAAGGCGCTGGGAGAACTGAACGGGTTAAGTGACATACTGGACAAGCCGCTCTGCGTGAGTCCGTTTGGACCGCGTGCCGCCAACGACGGCAGCCGTGGCAACAAAAGCACCCAGACAAAGGCACCGCCATCCGAATCCGCGGCGACTGCCAAGCAGGAGATCAGCAA GCAATTGGGCCTGATTGAGACCATCTACGTGGAGGGAGCTCGCCCTGATCCTGCCAACGATCCTGAGGAGTCGCTGAACGAGGCAGACATCACAGCTCCCGCCAACGCAGTGCCCATCAAGACAAAGAAGTCGCGCAAATCCAAGCAGTTGGCCATGCAGCCCTATACCTATGCCATTTCCGTCGACTTTGAGGCCACCTGCTGGGAGAAGCAAGCCCCGCCACAATGGAGAGAGTCGGAGATAATTG AATTCCCAGCCGTTTTGGTCAACCTGAAAACGGGCAAGGTCGAGGCGGAGTTTCACACGTACGTGATGCCCTTGGAGTCGCCACGCCTGAGCAATTACTGCACCGAGCTGACGGGCATTCAGCAGAAGACAGTGGAGGCGGGTGTGCCACTGCAGACGGCACTCAATAAGTTCTGCGAATGGCTGCGAAACGAGTTGCGTGTCCGCAACCTGGTGCTGCCAAAGGTGAACAAATCCAATATACTGGGAAACTGTGCCTTTGTCACCTGGACGGACTGGGACTTTGGCATTTGTCTGGCCAAGGAGTGCACACGCAAGCGGATACGCAAGCCAGCCTGCTTCAATCAGTGGATAGACGCGAGGGCCATATACAGGGAATGGTACAAGTACCGTCCCTGCAACTTCGCCGATGCCCTGTCCCATGTGGACCTGACTTTCGAGGGACGTGCACACTCTGGCATCGATGATGCCAAGAATCTGGGTGCCCTCATATGCAAGATGGTTCGTGACGGAGCCCTCTTCTCGATCACCAAAGATCTGACGCCATATCAGCAGCTCAACCCGAACAGTGGCCTCTGA
- the LOC117890308 gene encoding ceramide glucosyltransferase, which produces MSHLPVPLYGFAAFFMIFWFGTWMVHLIAICYGKYKLHKKSCKLPPESSPLPGVSILKPLMGVDPNLQHNLETFFTMDYPVYELLFCVENKDDPAIKLVEGLLEKYPRIDARLFVGGSDVGVNPKINNIHPGYMAAKYDFVMISDSGIKMKNDTLLDMVQNMSDKHALVHQMPFTCDREGFAAIFEKVFFGTVQSRIYLSADVLGINCHTGMSCLLRKAVIDQLGGLRAFGCYLAEDFFIAKGVTKLGWKMRISNQPALQNSGLCDIGSFQARLIRWAKLRVAMVPTTILLEPLSECMILGAFAAWSASVLFNWDPLVFYMVHILCWLLSDWLLLSIVQHGSMPFHKFEFVIGWLFRELTGPYLFLHALWDPAIRWRTRTFKLHWGGMAYELNTPADCPTAPLQPQPAPTLPTASAVAEVTPAATFCTGAKHRLLVS; this is translated from the coding sequence ATGTCACACCTACCTGTGCCACTGTACGGCTTCGCAGCGTTTTTCATGATTTTCTGGTTTGGCACCTGGATGGTCCATCTGATAGCCATTTGCTACGGGAAGTACAAGCTGCACAAGAAGTCGTGCAAGTTGCCGCCAGAGTCGTCGCCACTTCCAGGAGTCTCTATCCTCAAGCCGCTGATGGGCGTGGACCCGAACCTGCAGCACAACCTGGAGACCTTCTTCACGATGGACTATCCAGTGTACGAGCTGCTCTTCTGTGTGGAGAACAAGGACGATCCGGCCATAAAGCTGGTCGAGGGGCTGCTGGAAAAGTATCCCCGGATAGATGCCCGGCTCTTTGTGGGCGGCTCTGATGTGGGCGTGAATCCGAAAATCAACAACATCCATCCAGGGTACATGGCGGCGAAGTACGATTTCGTAATGATCTCCGACAGCGGCATCAAAATGAAGAACGACACGCTGCTGGACATGGTGCAGAACATGTCGGATAAGCACGCACTGGTCCATCAGATGCCATTTACCTGCGACCGGGAGGGATTTGCCGCCATCTTCGAGAAGGTGTTCTTCGGCACCGTCCAGAGCAGGATCTACCTATCGGCCGATGTTCTCGGCATCAACTGCCACACGGGAATGTCGTGTCTGCTGCGGAAAGCAGTCATCGACCAGCTAGGCGGCCTGAGGGCGTTCGGCTGCTACCTTGCGGAGGACTTCTTCATAGCCAAGGGCGTGACGAAGCTGGGATGGAAAATGAGAATCTCCAATCAGCCCGCACTGCAGAACAGCGGACTGTGCGACATCGGCAGCTTCCAGGCCCGGCTCATACGATGGGCGAAGCTGCGCGTGGCCATGGTGCCCACGACCATCCTGCTGGAGCCACTCTCCGAGTGCATGATCCTGGGAGCCTTTGCGGCCTGGTCAGCCTCGGTTCTGTTCAACTGGGACCCCCTGGTGTTCTACATGGTGCACATACTCTGTTGGCTGCTGTccgactggctgctgctctccataGTCCAGCACGGATCGATGCCGTTCCACAAGTTCGAGTTCGTCATTGGCTGGCTGTTCAGGGAGCTGACGGGGCCCTATCTGTTCCTGCACGCACTCTGGGATCCGGCGATACGTTGGCGGACCCGCACCTTCAAGCTGCACTGGGGCGGCATGGCCTACGAGTTGAACACACCCGCCGACTGTCCAACCGCaccgctgcagccacagccggcGCCGACGTTACCGACTGCGTCAGCGGTGGCGGAGGTCACGCCAGCCGCCACATTCTGTACAGGAGCGAAGCACCGCCTGCTGGTGTCGTAG
- the LOC117890154 gene encoding ERI1 exoribonuclease 2 isoform X2, translating into MQPYTYAISVDFEATCWEKQAPPQWRESEIIEFPAVLVNLKTGKVEAEFHTYVMPLESPRLSNYCTELTGIQQKTVEAGVPLQTALNKFCEWLRNELRVRNLVLPKVNKSNILGNCAFVTWTDWDFGICLAKECTRKRIRKPACFNQWIDARAIYREWYKYRPCNFADALSHVDLTFEGRAHSGIDDAKNLGALICKMVRDGALFSITKDLTPYQQLNPNSGL; encoded by the exons ATGCAGCCCTATACCTATGCCATTTCCGTCGACTTTGAGGCCACCTGCTGGGAGAAGCAAGCCCCGCCACAATGGAGAGAGTCGGAGATAATTG AATTCCCAGCCGTTTTGGTCAACCTGAAAACGGGCAAGGTCGAGGCGGAGTTTCACACGTACGTGATGCCCTTGGAGTCGCCACGCCTGAGCAATTACTGCACCGAGCTGACGGGCATTCAGCAGAAGACAGTGGAGGCGGGTGTGCCACTGCAGACGGCACTCAATAAGTTCTGCGAATGGCTGCGAAACGAGTTGCGTGTCCGCAACCTGGTGCTGCCAAAGGTGAACAAATCCAATATACTGGGAAACTGTGCCTTTGTCACCTGGACGGACTGGGACTTTGGCATTTGTCTGGCCAAGGAGTGCACACGCAAGCGGATACGCAAGCCAGCCTGCTTCAATCAGTGGATAGACGCGAGGGCCATATACAGGGAATGGTACAAGTACCGTCCCTGCAACTTCGCCGATGCCCTGTCCCATGTGGACCTGACTTTCGAGGGACGTGCACACTCTGGCATCGATGATGCCAAGAATCTGGGTGCCCTCATATGCAAGATGGTTCGTGACGGAGCCCTCTTCTCGATCACCAAAGATCTGACGCCATATCAGCAGCTCAACCCGAACAGTGGCCTCTGA